ATAATAGACCGGTACGCCTTGGCCGGCGAGCGTGGTGACGGCCTCGCGTGTTCCGGTGACCATCCGTCCCTTCGGGCCGCCCATATCGTCGCTGGTCGCGCCGATCATCGCCGGAATATGCCTGAAGTGGCCCTCACGATAGGCCTTGAGATTGTCGACGGCCAGGCGACCGTCGATGACCGGCCCCAAGAATGGGCGAGGACCGGGCGCGCTCATCGTGCTCATATTGAGGCCGTTCATGACGCGATCGGCCGGCAGCGCGCGCAGTCTCGACACTGCGTCGGGCGCATCGCGTGCGATGCCGTTTGCTTCGGCGAATGTAGCGCCCGCGGTCTCTGCAGCGTTCAGGGTCGCGTCCGCGGGCCGACCGGAAGGCCCGGACAGTATCACCATCCGCTGGAACAGCCCTTGCGCTATCGGGGAAGTGGCGAGCGCGTGGATGGACATGCCTCCCGCGCTCTCGCCGACGATCGTAACGTTGGCGGGATCTCCGCCGAATGATGCGATGTTCCGCTTGACCCATTTCAGCGCGGCGAGCTGATCCATATAGCCATAGTTCGCCAGCAGCCCGTCATCATCATTTTCCCGCGTCAGGGCGGGGTGCGCGAAAAAGCCGAACCGACCGATCCGGTAATTGAAGCTGACGACGACGATTCCTTGCTTGGCCAGCTCTGCACCCGAATAAGTCGGCGGCGAGGCTCCGCCGTTGACGAAGCCTCCGCCGTAGATCCAGATCATGACAGGCAGCTTTCCGTCCGATCCCGCCGGCCGCCACACATTTGCGTAAAGGCAATCCTCGGCGGGTGGCATGCCCAGCGGAGCGGCGTCGCTCGGGACGGGGATCTGCATGCAGTCATTGCCGTAGCCGGTCGCAGCGCGAACTCCGGTCCATGACGCGGGCGGTTCGGGCGCCCGCCAACGCAGGGATGCAACGGGTGGGGCGGCAAACGGAATGCCTTTGAACATGTTCACTCCGTCCACGGTGGCGCCACTTAGCACCCCGGTCTCGATGCGGACCTGCGGGGCATCCGTGGCGGCAACACAAAAGCCCATTGCGACGAGGCAAAGG
This DNA window, taken from Sphingomonas sp. AP4-R1, encodes the following:
- a CDS encoding carboxylesterase/lipase family protein, coding for MGFCVAATDAPQVRIETGVLSGATVDGVNMFKGIPFAAPPVASLRWRAPEPPASWTGVRAATGYGNDCMQIPVPSDAAPLGMPPAEDCLYANVWRPAGSDGKLPVMIWIYGGGFVNGGASPPTYSGAELAKQGIVVVSFNYRIGRFGFFAHPALTRENDDDGLLANYGYMDQLAALKWVKRNIASFGGDPANVTIVGESAGGMSIHALATSPIAQGLFQRMVILSGPSGRPADATLNAAETAGATFAEANGIARDAPDAVSRLRALPADRVMNGLNMSTMSAPGPRPFLGPVIDGRLAVDNLKAYREGHFRHIPAMIGATSDDMGGPKGRMVTGTREAVTTLAGQGVPVYYYRFSYVAGSARTPETKGARHATDIPFFFDTAAVKYGGETTATDRAAAKVASRYMVNFVRTGDPNGSGLPIWQPYSRDRKHMLDLNAEGSATLLVEDDDS